The following coding sequences lie in one Leucobacter allii genomic window:
- a CDS encoding ABC transporter permease has protein sequence MTQTLAESGADARPSAPEKGGGSGYLRFVLRRLGTSLITLFGITVVSFGLGVLVPLRPETANLSQQALANPEAVAAFREKFGLDQPIWEQYLRYLGGLFQGDLGISQQTGQPIAADLAKYAPATLELVITATLLTVILGVLFGTIAAYMRNRWPDHLARIVSLIGVSLPTYWIALVGSTIFFRQLDWLPGSGRLSATITPPPTVTGFMTVDSLLAGNGAAFGSALSHLVLPAAVLALSNLGMVLRFTRSAVIDGLNTDAVKAAHAKGLPGSRVLIRYAVRSASSPIITVTALSFGFLLAATVYVEQIFSWGGIGQYAYRSATNLDVTAITGISVVIAVIFLAVNFIADLLSSAFDPRIRLQ, from the coding sequence GTGACACAGACACTCGCTGAATCCGGGGCGGACGCACGTCCGTCCGCCCCGGAGAAGGGCGGCGGCAGCGGCTACCTCCGCTTCGTCCTCCGCCGTCTGGGCACCTCGCTCATCACCCTCTTCGGCATCACCGTCGTCTCCTTCGGGCTCGGCGTGCTGGTGCCGCTGCGCCCCGAGACCGCGAACCTCAGCCAGCAGGCGCTCGCGAACCCGGAGGCGGTCGCCGCCTTCCGCGAGAAGTTCGGCCTCGACCAGCCCATCTGGGAGCAGTACCTCCGCTATCTGGGCGGCCTCTTCCAGGGCGACCTCGGCATCTCGCAGCAGACCGGCCAGCCCATCGCGGCCGACCTCGCGAAGTACGCCCCCGCGACCCTCGAGCTCGTCATCACGGCGACCCTGCTCACCGTGATCCTCGGCGTGCTCTTCGGCACGATCGCGGCGTACATGCGGAACCGCTGGCCCGACCACCTCGCGCGCATCGTCTCGCTGATCGGCGTCAGCCTGCCGACCTACTGGATCGCCCTCGTCGGCTCCACGATCTTCTTCCGGCAGCTGGACTGGCTGCCGGGCAGCGGCCGGCTCTCGGCCACGATCACGCCGCCGCCGACCGTCACCGGCTTCATGACCGTCGACAGCCTGCTCGCGGGGAACGGCGCCGCCTTCGGCTCCGCCCTCAGCCACCTGGTGCTGCCGGCCGCCGTGCTCGCGCTGTCGAACCTCGGCATGGTGCTCCGCTTCACGCGCAGCGCCGTCATCGACGGACTGAACACCGACGCGGTGAAGGCCGCGCACGCCAAGGGCCTCCCCGGCTCGCGCGTGCTGATCCGCTACGCGGTGCGCAGCGCCTCGAGCCCCATCATCACCGTGACGGCGCTCTCCTTCGGCTTCCTGCTCGCCGCGACCGTGTACGTCGAGCAGATCTTCTCCTGGGGCGGCATCGGGCAGTACGCCTACCGTTCGGCGACGAACCTCGACGTCACGGCGATCACCGGCATCTCCGTCGTGATCGCGGTCATCTTCCTCGCCGTGAACTTCATCGCCGACCTCCTCTCCTCTGCATTCGACCCGAGGATCCGACTCCAATGA
- a CDS encoding FAD-dependent monooxygenase, translated as MTPSTHPQTARRALSTLPDRARVLVAGAGPSGLMLALDLAERGIPTLVIEPRVAVDPYRPRAKTTNARTMTLLRRLGLADRLRAAAPLDADYSEDVVFCTGLGGHELRRFRHAFQLYRAGFPHAPEAGQQVPQPTVERVLRAAAAEHPLIDLALGLRVTGTEARAEDVLVTVTAEGAESAEGAESAEGDGGTEDAGAAPEAVVRAEYVVGADGGSSAVRRSLGIRLAGTSAPRPNFNVVFRSRALAERVSVDTAVQYWVVGEVSGMIGQLDLDGLWWVIAQGVDPEECTDPEGLVRRLAGVGDDLDVEVLGTDPWTARMLLADSYGGGRVFLVGDAAHLNPPFGGHGFNTCVLDALNLSWKIAAVLGGSADAALLDSYEAERRPAARRMIDVAAHNTRHLAYTFVDPALDADGAAGERARAAAHERLAVKEAEFLAEGLVLGYAYPGSPIVTDDGRPVPEPDAVTYRPTAAPGHLLPHLWLDDGRAVYDALGPEFTLVALVDRVPGADAAGAGAAVLAAVDAAVGATVPPTALQTLELPDGPARDRARALWEADYVLVRPDQHVAWRGDDPAQLAGALRRSLGRGLCAGRAEAPREARAEPVR; from the coding sequence ATGACCCCGTCCACCCACCCCCAGACCGCGCGCCGGGCCCTCTCGACGCTGCCCGACCGAGCGCGCGTCCTCGTCGCCGGCGCGGGGCCCTCGGGCCTCATGCTCGCGCTGGATCTCGCCGAGCGCGGCATCCCGACGCTCGTGATCGAGCCGCGCGTCGCCGTCGACCCGTACCGGCCGCGGGCGAAGACCACGAACGCGCGCACGATGACGCTGCTGCGCCGCCTCGGGCTCGCCGACCGGCTGCGCGCCGCGGCGCCGCTGGACGCCGACTACTCGGAGGACGTCGTCTTCTGCACGGGCCTCGGCGGCCACGAGCTGCGACGCTTCCGCCACGCCTTCCAGCTCTACCGCGCAGGCTTCCCCCACGCGCCGGAGGCCGGTCAGCAGGTGCCGCAGCCCACCGTCGAACGCGTGCTGCGCGCCGCCGCTGCCGAGCATCCGCTCATCGACCTCGCGCTCGGGCTCCGCGTCACCGGCACCGAGGCGCGTGCGGAGGACGTGCTCGTCACGGTCACGGCCGAGGGCGCCGAGAGCGCCGAGGGCGCCGAGAGCGCCGAGGGTGACGGGGGCACCGAGGACGCCGGGGCGGCGCCCGAGGCCGTCGTGCGCGCCGAGTACGTCGTCGGCGCCGATGGCGGGAGCTCGGCGGTGCGCCGCTCCCTCGGCATCCGGCTCGCCGGCACCTCGGCCCCGCGCCCCAACTTCAACGTCGTCTTCCGATCCCGGGCGCTCGCCGAACGGGTGAGCGTCGACACGGCCGTGCAGTACTGGGTGGTCGGGGAGGTCTCCGGCATGATCGGCCAGCTCGATCTCGACGGCCTCTGGTGGGTCATCGCGCAGGGCGTCGACCCCGAGGAGTGCACGGATCCCGAGGGGCTCGTGCGCCGGCTCGCCGGCGTTGGCGACGACCTCGACGTCGAGGTGCTCGGCACCGATCCGTGGACCGCGCGCATGCTGCTCGCGGATTCCTACGGCGGCGGCCGGGTGTTCCTCGTGGGCGACGCGGCGCACCTGAACCCGCCCTTCGGGGGACACGGCTTCAACACCTGCGTGCTCGACGCCCTGAATCTGTCGTGGAAGATCGCGGCCGTGCTCGGCGGCTCGGCGGACGCGGCGCTGCTCGATTCCTACGAGGCCGAACGCCGGCCCGCCGCGCGGCGCATGATCGACGTCGCGGCCCACAACACGCGCCACCTCGCCTACACCTTCGTCGACCCGGCGCTCGACGCGGACGGCGCGGCCGGGGAGCGGGCCCGGGCCGCGGCGCACGAGCGGCTCGCCGTGAAGGAGGCCGAGTTCCTCGCCGAGGGGCTCGTGCTCGGCTACGCCTACCCCGGCAGCCCGATCGTCACGGACGACGGCAGGCCCGTGCCGGAGCCGGACGCGGTGACCTACCGCCCGACGGCCGCACCCGGGCATCTGCTGCCGCACCTGTGGCTCGACGACGGGCGCGCGGTCTACGACGCGCTCGGCCCCGAGTTCACGCTCGTCGCGCTCGTCGACAGGGTTCCCGGTGCCGATGCTGCCGGTGCCGGTGCCGCCGTGCTCGCCGCGGTGGATGCCGCCGTCGGGGCGACCGTGCCGCCGACGGCGCTGCAGACGCTCGAGCTGCCGGACGGCCCGGCCCGCGACCGCGCCCGCGCGCTCTGGGAGGCCGACTACGTGCTCGTCCGCCCCGATCAGCACGTCGCCTGGCGCGGCGACGATCCCGCGCAGCTCGCGGGGGCGCTGCGGCGCAGCCTGGGGCGGGGGCTCTGCGCGGGCCGCGCCGAGGCGCCCCGCGAGGCACGGGCGGAGCCGGTGCGCTGA
- a CDS encoding acetyl-CoA carboxylase carboxyltransferase subunit alpha/beta, producing the protein MTGRDPAASARPERLTAHELIGLIADPGSYLSWDAAPREPALGEAYTAELAAAEAKAGTDESIVTGEALVDGRRVVLIACEFRFLAGSIGAAAAERFVLAVERATAERLPVLAAVSSGGTRMQEGTLAFVAMVKIAAAVAAHQAEGLPYLTYLRHPSTGGALASFGSLGQVTVAEPGALVGFLGPRVYEAIYGEPFPAGVQSAENLARHGIIDGVLPPEELRDMIRRVLRLLEPPTRAELMARAHEPGTAPEHAPGSDDAWDSITRTRDRRRPGLRELLRHAATDVVPLSGTGQGERDPGLALCLARFGGVPCVVVGQDRRTQRSHAPLGPGALRAARRAMHLAEELRLPLVTVVDTPGAALSQTAEEGGLASEIAHCLADLATHRGATLSVILGEGTGGGALAILPADRTLAAEHGWLSPLPPEGASAIVHRDTSHAPALAAQQGVASAKLLAHGIVDRVIPESPDAAEEPVAFCVRLGDAVAQELAALSMQHPERRRVARHERYRRIGL; encoded by the coding sequence GTGACGGGGCGGGATCCCGCGGCGTCCGCGCGCCCGGAGCGCCTGACGGCGCACGAGCTCATCGGCCTCATCGCCGACCCCGGCAGCTACCTGTCCTGGGACGCGGCGCCCCGGGAGCCCGCGCTGGGCGAGGCCTACACCGCCGAGCTCGCCGCGGCCGAGGCGAAGGCCGGCACGGACGAGTCGATCGTGACGGGCGAGGCGCTCGTCGACGGCCGCCGCGTCGTGCTCATCGCCTGCGAGTTCCGCTTCCTCGCGGGCTCGATCGGCGCCGCCGCCGCCGAGCGCTTCGTGCTGGCCGTGGAACGGGCGACGGCCGAGCGGCTTCCCGTGCTCGCCGCCGTCTCCTCCGGGGGCACGCGGATGCAGGAGGGCACGCTCGCGTTCGTCGCGATGGTGAAGATCGCCGCGGCCGTCGCCGCGCACCAGGCGGAGGGGCTGCCCTACCTCACCTACCTCCGCCACCCGTCCACGGGCGGGGCGCTCGCCTCCTTCGGCTCGCTCGGCCAGGTCACCGTGGCCGAGCCCGGCGCGCTCGTCGGCTTCCTCGGCCCTCGCGTCTACGAGGCGATCTACGGCGAGCCCTTCCCCGCGGGCGTGCAGTCCGCCGAGAACCTCGCGAGGCACGGCATCATCGACGGCGTGCTGCCGCCGGAGGAGCTCCGCGACATGATCCGGCGCGTCCTCCGCCTCCTCGAACCCCCCACCCGGGCCGAGCTCATGGCGCGCGCCCACGAGCCGGGCACCGCGCCGGAGCACGCGCCCGGCTCCGACGACGCCTGGGACTCCATCACGCGCACCCGCGATCGCCGCAGGCCCGGGCTGCGCGAACTGCTCAGGCACGCCGCGACCGACGTCGTGCCGCTCTCCGGCACCGGTCAGGGGGAGCGCGACCCCGGTCTCGCGCTCTGCCTCGCCCGCTTCGGGGGCGTGCCGTGCGTGGTGGTCGGGCAGGATCGGCGCACCCAGCGCTCGCACGCGCCCCTCGGGCCCGGCGCGCTGCGCGCCGCCCGGCGCGCCATGCATCTCGCCGAGGAGCTGCGGCTCCCGCTCGTGACCGTCGTCGACACCCCGGGCGCCGCGCTCTCGCAGACCGCGGAGGAGGGCGGGCTCGCCTCGGAGATCGCGCACTGCCTCGCGGACCTCGCCACGCACCGGGGCGCCACGCTCTCGGTCATCCTCGGCGAGGGCACGGGCGGCGGTGCGCTCGCGATCCTCCCGGCCGACCGCACCCTCGCGGCGGAGCACGGCTGGCTCTCGCCGCTGCCCCCGGAGGGGGCCTCGGCGATCGTGCACCGGGATACGAGCCACGCCCCGGCGCTCGCGGCGCAGCAGGGCGTGGCCTCCGCGAAGCTGCTCGCGCACGGCATCGTCGACCGCGTGATCCCCGAATCCCCGGACGCCGCCGAGGAGCCGGTCGCATTCTGCGTCCGTCTCGGCGACGCCGTCGCGCAGGAGCTCGCGGCCCTCAGCATGCAGCATCCCGAGCGCCGCCGCGTCGCCAGGCATGAGCGCTACCGCCGCATCGGGCTCTAG
- a CDS encoding ABC transporter permease has protein sequence MSRTDVLSLVDPPRRTQRLRIPRWARTPMVLASYAVLLAWLLVILIPALTPYDPLATVGPALAPPDAAHLLGTDALGRDNLSRTLAAARTSVPNGLLIVLAAAVVGTAIGLIAGFFGGWIDEVLMRVADLVFAFPGIILAMAIAAALGPSVQNAVIAAAISWWPSYARAVRSIVLALRESEFVLSNRLSGVGPFRSIVVDLLPAVSGSVLVLAMLDVGSAILLLAGLSFLGLGAVPPAPEWGSMISGAVQYFDQWWLAVAPGIAIVSVVLAFNIIGDAIRDNLEPKLKESGGAS, from the coding sequence ATGAGCCGCACAGACGTACTCTCGCTCGTCGACCCGCCCCGGAGGACGCAGCGCCTCCGCATCCCCCGCTGGGCGCGCACCCCCATGGTCCTCGCCTCCTACGCGGTGCTGCTCGCGTGGCTGCTGGTCATCCTGATCCCGGCCCTCACCCCGTACGACCCGCTCGCGACCGTGGGGCCGGCGCTCGCGCCGCCCGACGCGGCGCATCTGCTCGGCACGGACGCGCTCGGCAGGGACAACCTCAGCCGCACCCTTGCCGCCGCGCGCACCTCCGTGCCCAACGGCCTGCTCATCGTGCTGGCGGCCGCGGTCGTCGGCACGGCGATCGGGCTCATCGCCGGCTTCTTCGGCGGCTGGATCGACGAGGTGCTCATGCGCGTCGCCGACCTCGTCTTCGCCTTCCCCGGCATCATCCTCGCCATGGCGATCGCCGCCGCGCTCGGCCCGAGCGTGCAGAACGCGGTCATCGCCGCGGCCATCAGCTGGTGGCCGTCCTACGCGCGCGCCGTCCGATCCATCGTGCTCGCGCTCCGCGAGTCCGAGTTCGTGCTCTCCAACCGGCTCTCGGGCGTCGGCCCGTTCCGCTCCATCGTCGTCGACCTGCTGCCTGCGGTGAGCGGCTCGGTGCTCGTGCTCGCGATGCTCGACGTGGGATCGGCGATCCTGCTCCTCGCCGGCCTGTCGTTCCTCGGCCTCGGCGCCGTGCCGCCCGCCCCCGAGTGGGGCTCGATGATCTCGGGCGCCGTACAGTACTTCGACCAGTGGTGGCTCGCCGTCGCCCCCGGCATCGCGATCGTCTCGGTCGTGCTCGCCTTCAACATCATCGGCGACGCGATCCGCGACAATCTCGAACCGAAGCTCAAGGAGAGCGGGGGCGCATCATGA
- a CDS encoding ABC transporter ATP-binding protein, whose protein sequence is MSEAPLIAVQDAHVSYRIKGKGKFLAVRGVDLEVRPGEIVGIVGESGCGKSSLARALVGINRLSGGSIEFLGEPVTPLPIRRRPAHLIPLQMVFQDPYASLNPRRRVAKQLAEVWDAAHRGARSATAREAAVIEVLERVGLDPELRERYPHALSGGQRQRIAIAKALIANPRVIVADEPISALDASSQKYVGQLLRTLVDELQIGMVLISHDLAVVATIADRTAVMRSGRFVEQGPTERVWTRPSDPYTLELLSAVPDLVGREA, encoded by the coding sequence ATGAGCGAGGCACCGCTGATCGCCGTCCAGGACGCGCACGTCAGCTACCGCATCAAGGGCAAGGGGAAGTTCCTCGCGGTGCGCGGCGTCGATCTCGAGGTCCGCCCGGGCGAGATCGTCGGCATCGTCGGCGAGAGCGGCTGCGGCAAGTCCTCCCTCGCGCGCGCCCTCGTGGGCATCAACCGCCTGAGCGGCGGGTCGATCGAGTTCCTCGGCGAGCCCGTCACCCCGCTGCCGATCCGGCGCCGCCCCGCGCACCTCATCCCCCTGCAGATGGTCTTCCAGGACCCGTACGCGTCGCTCAACCCGCGGCGCCGGGTCGCCAAGCAGCTGGCCGAGGTGTGGGACGCCGCGCACCGCGGCGCCCGCTCGGCGACCGCGCGCGAGGCGGCCGTGATCGAGGTGCTCGAGCGCGTGGGCCTCGATCCCGAGCTTCGCGAGCGCTACCCCCACGCCCTCTCCGGCGGCCAGCGGCAGCGCATCGCGATCGCCAAGGCGCTCATCGCGAACCCGCGCGTCATCGTCGCGGACGAGCCGATCTCCGCGCTCGACGCCTCCTCGCAGAAGTACGTCGGCCAGCTGCTGCGCACCCTCGTCGACGAGCTGCAGATCGGCATGGTGCTCATCTCGCACGACCTCGCGGTCGTGGCGACGATCGCCGACCGCACCGCGGTCATGCGCTCGGGCCGCTTCGTCGAGCAGGGGCCGACCGAGCGGGTGTGGACCCGCCCGAGCGATCCCTACACGCTCGAGCTGCTGAGCGCCGTGCCCGACCTGGTCGGCCGCGAGGCCTGA
- a CDS encoding HAD-IIA family hydrolase translates to MNETADRTRRDEIECWLTDMDGVLVHENQAIPGAAELLQHWRETETPYLVLTNNSIFTARDLSARLAASGIDVPEDRIWTSALATAAFLAQQQPGGSAFVLGEAGILTALHDAGYVMTESDPDFVVVGETRHYSFDAITKAIRLINAGARFISTNPDATGPSTEGPLPATGAINALITKATGKEPYIVGKPNPMMFRSALNKIGAHSHNTGMIGDRMDTDVVAGMEAGLHTVLVMTGISDRAEIERFPFRPDEVLGSVAELLDA, encoded by the coding sequence ATGAACGAGACCGCGGACCGCACGAGGCGCGACGAGATCGAATGCTGGCTCACCGACATGGACGGCGTGCTGGTGCACGAGAACCAGGCGATCCCGGGCGCCGCCGAGCTGCTGCAGCACTGGCGCGAGACCGAGACGCCCTACCTCGTGCTCACGAACAACTCGATCTTCACGGCGCGGGATCTCAGCGCGCGCCTCGCCGCCTCCGGCATCGACGTGCCCGAGGACCGGATCTGGACGAGCGCACTCGCGACGGCCGCGTTCCTCGCCCAGCAGCAGCCCGGCGGCTCCGCCTTCGTGCTCGGCGAGGCCGGGATCCTCACCGCTCTGCACGACGCGGGCTACGTCATGACGGAGTCCGACCCCGACTTCGTGGTCGTCGGCGAGACCAGGCACTACTCCTTCGACGCGATCACGAAGGCCATCCGGCTCATCAACGCCGGCGCCCGCTTCATCTCGACGAACCCCGACGCCACCGGGCCGAGCACGGAGGGCCCGCTGCCGGCTACCGGGGCGATCAACGCCCTCATCACGAAGGCGACCGGCAAGGAGCCCTACATCGTGGGGAAGCCGAACCCGATGATGTTCCGCTCCGCGCTCAACAAGATCGGCGCGCACTCCCACAACACCGGCATGATCGGCGACCGCATGGACACCGACGTCGTCGCCGGGATGGAGGCGGGGCTCCACACGGTGCTCGTGATGACGGGCATCTCGGACCGCGCCGAGATCGAGCGCTTCCCCTTCCGCCCGGACGAGGTGCTCGGCTCGGTCGCGGAGCTCCTCGACGCGTAG
- a CDS encoding ABC transporter ATP-binding protein, which translates to MTLLNVDRLTISRASGAGEPLVREASFTVERGEVVGVVGESGSGKTLTGLSLLGLLPHGLRASGSIVFDGRELLAQTEKQWQRTRGADIAMVLQDPSSSLHPMLKLGEQLTDHVRLHLGLGRAAAQAKARELLERVHLREPDRLLGQYPHQLSGGMKQRVSIAIALACDPKLLIADEPTTALDANIRTGIIALLDELRRESGMGIIFVTHDLAMLSSIADRLNVFRTGEIVEAGEAESVFRSPQHPYTRVLLDAVPQVPWPLPKEVQS; encoded by the coding sequence ATGACGCTGCTGAACGTGGACCGCCTGACCATCTCGCGGGCGAGCGGCGCCGGGGAGCCGCTGGTGCGCGAGGCCTCCTTCACCGTCGAGCGCGGCGAGGTCGTGGGCGTCGTCGGAGAGAGCGGATCGGGCAAGACCCTCACGGGCCTCAGCCTGCTCGGCCTCCTGCCGCACGGCCTGCGCGCCTCGGGCTCGATCGTCTTCGACGGCCGCGAGCTCCTCGCCCAGACCGAGAAGCAGTGGCAGCGCACTCGCGGCGCCGACATCGCGATGGTCCTCCAGGATCCCTCGTCGAGCCTGCATCCCATGCTCAAGCTCGGCGAGCAGCTCACCGATCACGTGCGCCTGCATCTCGGGCTCGGCAGGGCGGCGGCGCAGGCCAAGGCCCGCGAGCTCCTGGAGCGCGTCCACCTGCGCGAGCCCGACCGGCTGCTCGGGCAGTACCCGCATCAGCTCTCGGGCGGCATGAAGCAGCGCGTGTCAATCGCCATCGCGCTGGCCTGCGACCCGAAGCTGCTCATCGCCGACGAGCCGACCACCGCGCTCGACGCGAACATCCGCACCGGCATCATCGCGCTGCTGGACGAGCTCCGCCGCGAGAGCGGCATGGGGATCATCTTCGTGACGCACGACCTGGCGATGCTGAGCTCCATCGCGGACCGTCTGAACGTCTTCCGCACCGGCGAGATCGTCGAGGCCGGCGAGGCGGAGTCGGTGTTCCGCTCCCCGCAGCATCCGTACACGCGGGTGCTGCTCGACGCGGTGCCGCAGGTGCCGTGGCCGCTCCCGAAGGAGGTCCAGTCATGA
- a CDS encoding CaiB/BaiF CoA transferase family protein, with amino-acid sequence MATAPLDGILVVDLSRALAGPHAGQVLGDLGARVIKVEAPGSGDDTRSWGPPFVDGADGAAYSTYFLSCNRNKESIALDLKSEDGRTVLRELLGRADILIENFRTGVMDRLGFGTSALAELNPRLIQVSITGFGHDGPEGGRAGYDQIVQGEAGLMSLTGSGPDDPQRVGTPIADLLGGLHGVIGVLAALHERERTGRGRVVRTSLLASVVGVHAFQGTRATVAGQTPEAQGNHHPSIAPYGLFRCRDGAVQISVGSERLWQAFCAAFALDPETPGLATNPERVERRAETIAFVEAAFAAHDAEPLLELLREAGIPAGKVRDLAEVYAWDQVHAQGLVVDVEHTALGSISLPGPAIRFFDVDGTGETERARTEHAAPPVLNEHGDAIRAWLAEPADGAAGA; translated from the coding sequence ATGGCAACAGCTCCCCTCGACGGAATCCTGGTCGTGGACCTCTCCCGCGCCCTCGCGGGCCCGCACGCCGGGCAGGTGCTCGGAGACCTGGGTGCCCGCGTGATCAAGGTCGAGGCGCCGGGCAGCGGCGACGACACCCGTTCGTGGGGCCCGCCCTTCGTCGACGGCGCCGACGGGGCCGCGTACTCGACGTACTTCCTCTCGTGCAATCGGAACAAGGAGTCGATCGCGCTCGATCTGAAGTCGGAGGACGGGCGCACCGTGCTGCGGGAGCTGCTCGGGCGGGCCGACATCCTCATCGAGAACTTCCGCACCGGGGTGATGGATCGCCTCGGCTTCGGCACGAGCGCGCTCGCCGAGCTCAACCCCCGCCTGATCCAGGTCTCCATCACGGGCTTCGGCCACGACGGGCCGGAGGGCGGCCGCGCGGGCTACGACCAGATCGTGCAGGGCGAGGCGGGGCTGATGTCGCTCACCGGCTCGGGGCCCGACGATCCGCAGCGCGTCGGCACGCCGATCGCCGATCTGCTGGGCGGCCTGCACGGCGTCATCGGCGTGCTCGCGGCGCTGCACGAGCGGGAGCGGACCGGCCGCGGCCGCGTCGTGCGCACCTCGCTGCTCGCCTCGGTCGTCGGCGTGCACGCCTTCCAGGGCACCCGCGCCACCGTCGCGGGGCAGACGCCCGAGGCGCAGGGCAACCACCACCCCTCGATCGCCCCCTACGGGCTCTTCCGCTGCCGCGACGGCGCGGTGCAGATCAGCGTCGGCAGCGAGCGCCTGTGGCAGGCCTTCTGCGCGGCATTCGCGCTCGATCCCGAGACGCCGGGGCTCGCCACGAACCCCGAGCGCGTCGAGCGCCGCGCCGAGACCATCGCCTTCGTCGAGGCCGCCTTCGCGGCGCACGACGCCGAGCCGCTCCTCGAGCTGCTGCGCGAGGCGGGCATCCCCGCGGGCAAGGTCCGCGACCTCGCCGAGGTCTACGCCTGGGACCAGGTGCACGCGCAGGGCCTCGTCGTCGACGTCGAGCACACGGCGCTCGGCAGCATCAGCCTGCCCGGACCCGCGATCCGCTTCTTCGACGTCGACGGAACCGGGGAGACGGAGCGGGCCCGCACGGAGCACGCGGCGCCCCCCGTGCTGAACGAGCACGGCGACGCGATCCGCGCCTGGCTCGCCGAGCCCGCCGACGGGGCGGCCGGCGCGTGA
- a CDS encoding LysR family transcriptional regulator — MHERARAAELFPELGWLAALLDASSLTEAARRTGTSQSTMTRAVQRWGRRLDAPLIRAHGRGAELTAEGEMLAITARRALGDLDDAIRRIAGEPDATLRIGFLRSLGPAVVGELVSSYLQAHPAAHVVHHELSSAGALDALDRGDVDIVLSAPRPPDRFAWRRMGRQPLVLMVPRGHRLAGRSAASVGDIAEERLLTLDQGYHTRRIVDSLLAAAGVSPHIGIETDSVETVANYVAAGQGVAILPADAVHRPRVATLTLTEPAAQREFGLVWHADRPSPRAEALLAHVELLERRHPDWANIEV, encoded by the coding sequence ATGCATGAACGAGCGCGAGCCGCGGAGCTGTTCCCCGAACTCGGCTGGCTCGCCGCGCTCCTCGACGCGTCGAGCCTCACGGAAGCCGCGCGGCGCACGGGGACCAGCCAGTCCACCATGACGCGGGCCGTGCAGCGCTGGGGGCGGCGGCTGGACGCGCCGCTGATCCGCGCGCACGGCCGCGGCGCGGAGCTCACCGCCGAGGGCGAGATGCTCGCGATCACCGCGCGACGGGCGCTCGGCGACCTCGACGACGCGATCCGGCGCATCGCGGGCGAACCGGACGCGACCCTGCGGATCGGCTTCCTGCGGTCGCTCGGCCCCGCCGTCGTGGGCGAGCTGGTCTCCTCGTACCTGCAGGCGCACCCGGCGGCCCACGTGGTGCACCACGAGCTCTCCTCGGCGGGGGCGCTCGACGCCCTCGACCGCGGCGATGTCGACATCGTGCTCTCGGCGCCGCGCCCGCCGGATCGCTTCGCCTGGCGCCGCATGGGCAGGCAGCCGCTGGTGCTCATGGTGCCGCGCGGCCACCGCCTCGCCGGGCGCTCCGCCGCCTCCGTGGGCGACATCGCCGAGGAGCGGCTGCTCACCCTCGACCAGGGGTACCACACCAGGCGGATCGTCGACTCGCTGCTCGCCGCCGCGGGGGTCTCGCCCCACATCGGCATCGAGACCGACAGCGTGGAGACCGTCGCGAACTACGTCGCGGCCGGTCAGGGAGTCGCGATCCTGCCCGCCGACGCGGTCCACCGCCCGCGCGTGGCGACCCTGACCCTCACGGAGCCCGCGGCGCAGCGCGAGTTCGGGCTCGTCTGGCACGCCGATCGCCCGAGCCCGCGCGCGGAGGCGCTGCTCGCCCACGTCGAGCTGCTCGAGCGCCGGCACCCGGACTGGGCGAACATCGAGGTGTGA